In one window of Cynocephalus volans isolate mCynVol1 chromosome 6, mCynVol1.pri, whole genome shotgun sequence DNA:
- the ARHGDIG gene encoding rho GDP-dissociation inhibitor 3 — protein sequence MLGLDACELGAQLLELLRLALCARVLLADKEGGQPLRDEVLDEAVPEYRAPGKKSVLEIQQLDPHDESLAKYKRVLLGPLPPVVDPSLPNVRVMRLTLMSEQAPGPITMDLTGDLAALKNQVFVLKEGVDYKVKITFKVHKEIVSGLKCLHHTYRRGLRVDKAVYMVGSYGPSAQEYEFVTPVEEVPRGALVRGTYVVKSLFTDDDRMDHLSWQWGLHICQDWKD from the exons ATGCTGGGCCTGGACGCGTGCGAGCTGGGGGCGCAGCTGCTGGAACTGCTCCGCCTGGCGCTGTGCGCCCGAG tcCTCCTGGCCGACAAGGAGGGCGGGCAGCCACTGCGGGACGAGGTGCTGGACGAGGCTGTGCCCGAGTACCGGGCACCGGGGAAGAAGAGCGTCCTGGAGATCCAGCAGCTGGACCCGCATGACGAGAGCCTGGCCAAGTACAAGCGCGTGCTGCTTGGACCCCTGCCGCCTGTAGTGG ACCCAAGCCTGCCCAACGTGCGGGTGATGAGACTGACGCTGATGTCTGAGCAGGCTCCGGGGCCCATCACCATGGACCTCACAG GGGATCTGGCTGCATTGAAAAACCAGGTGTTTGTCCTGAAGGAAGGAGTTGATTACAAAGTGAAGATCACCTTCAAG GTCCACAAGGAGATTGTCAGTGGCCTCAAGTGTCTGCATCACACCTACCGACGGGGCCTGAGGG tggaCAAGGCCGTCTACATGGTGGGCAGCTATGGCCCAAGTGCCCAGGAGTATGAGTTTGTGACCCCAGTGGAGGAGGTACCAAGGGGCGCACTGGTGCGGGGCACCTACGTTGTCAAGTCTCTCTTCACCGATGATGACAGGATGGACCACCTGTCCTGGCAGTGGGGCCTCCACATCTGCCAGGACTGGAAAGACTGA
- the PDIA2 gene encoding protein disulfide-isomerase A2, producing the protein MDCQLLPVLLLLWALGPQGQRQEPESPSEELLEESPEEEVPQEDGILVLNSRTLGLALREHPALLVEFYAPWCGHCQALAPEYSQAAALLAAESARATLAKVDGPAEPELTEEFRITSYPTLKFFRDGDRAHPEEYTGPREAEGITEWLRRRVGSSAMRLEDEAAAQALLETRDVVVIGFFQDLQDKDVATFLRLAQDALDMTFGLTDRPQLFQKFGLTKDTVVLFKKFDEGRADFPVEEELGLDLGDVSRFLVTHSMHLVTEFNEQTSPKIFAAKILNHLLLFINQTLAPHRELLEGFREAAPPFRGQVLFVVVDVAASNDHVLQYFGLKAQEAPTLRLINVETTKKYAPEDRGLITAASVAAFCHAVLSNEVKPYLLSQEVPPDWDEQPVKTLVGKNFEQVAFDETKNVFIKFYAPWCAHCKEMAPAWEALAEKYRDHEDVVIAELDATANELEAFPINSYPTLKYFPAGPGRKVIEYKSARDLETFSKFLDNGGELPAEEPLEEPVAPSPEPLANSTRGPREEL; encoded by the exons ATGGACTGCCAGCTCCTGcctgtgctgctgctgctctgggccTTGGGTCCACAGGGACAGAGACAGGAGCCTGAGAGTCCTTCAGAGGAGCTCCTGGAGGAGTCCCCTGAGGAGGAAGTCCCCCAAGAGGATGGGATCTTGGTGCTGAACAGCCGCACCCTGGGCCTGGCCCTGCGGGAACACCCCGCCCTGCTGGTGGAGTTCT ACGCCCCATGGTGTGGGCACTGCCAGGCACTGGCCCCCGAGTACAGCCAGGCGGCTGCCCTGCTCGCGGCAGAGTCCGCCAGGGCCACGCTGGCCAAGGTGGATGGGCCTGCGGAGCCAGAGCTGACCGAGGAGTTCAGAATCACCAGCTACCCCACGCTCAAGTTCTTCCGCGACGGGGACCGTGCACACCCAGAGGAGTACACAG GCCCCCGCGAGGCCGAGGGCATCACCGAGTGGCTGAGGCGGCGGGTGGGGTCCAGCGCCATGCGGCTAGAGGACGAGGCGGCTGCCCAAGCACTGCTAGAGACCCGGGACGTCGTGGTCATTGGCTTCTTCCAG GACCTACAGGACAAGGACGTGGCCACCTTCTTGAGGCTGGCCCAGGATGCCCTGGACATGACCTTTGGCCTCACTGACCGGCCACAGCTCTTTCAGAAGTTTGGCCTCACCAAGGACACCGTGGTCCTCTTCAAGAAG TTCGATGAGGGACGTGCCGACTTCCCCgtggaggaggagctgggcctGGACCTGGGCGATGTGTCTCGCTTCCTCGTCACGCACAGCATGCACCTGGTCACAGAGTTCAACGAACAG ACATCTCCTAAGATCTTTGCAGCGAAGATTCTCAACCACCTGCTGCTGTTCATCAACCAGACACTGGCTCCACACAGGGAACTCCTGGAGGGCTTCAGGGAAGCAGCTCCCCCATTCCGGGGGCAG GTGCTGTTTGTGGTGGTGGACGTGGCAGCCAGCAATGACCACGTGCTGCAGTACTTTGGCCTCAAGGCCCAGGAGGCCCCCACCCTGCGCCTGATCAATGTTGAGACCACCAAGAAGTATGCGCCTGAGGACAGGGGGCTCATCACCGCAGCTTCTGTTGCCGCCTTCTGCCACGCAGTCCTCAGCAATGAAGTCAAG CCCTATCTCCTGAGCCAAGAGGTTCCCCCTGACTGGGATGAGCAGCCAGTCAAGACGCTCGTGGGCAAGAATTTTGAGCAGGTGGCTTTCGATGAAACCAAGAACGTGTTTATTAAGTTCT ATGCCCCCTGGTGCGCCCACTGCAAGGAGATGGCTCCAGCCTGGGAGGCACTGGCGGAGAAGTACAGGGACCATGAGGATGTCGTCATTGCAGAGCTGGACGCCACAGCTAACGAGCTGGAAGCCTTCCCCATAAACAGCTATCCTACCCTCAAGTACTTCCCAGCAGGGCCAGGTCGGAAG GTGATTGAGTACAAAAGCGCCAGGGACCTGGAGACCTTCTCAAAGTTCTTGGACAATGGGGGAGAGCTGCCCGCAGAAGAGCCCCTGGAGGAGCCCGTAGCCCCCTCCCCG GAGCCGCTGGCAAATTCCACCAGGGGGCCCAGGGAGGAGCTGTAG